The Parashewanella tropica genome window below encodes:
- a CDS encoding copper chaperone PCu(A)C encodes MKKSLLIFLAILTSIVSHWTMAQDVMVENAWIRAMPPTSRVVPIYLTMKNNGDQPIKLLAINSPNGRIELHQTVMKDGVMRMTPVQKIMVDSKGKTLMAPGGYHGMMMNFTQGVPTKGDSVPLTLTFNNGEKLKVMAAVKMNNDEDMHHHHHH; translated from the coding sequence ATGAAAAAATCCCTTTTGATTTTCTTAGCCATTTTAACTTCCATTGTTAGCCATTGGACTATGGCTCAAGACGTTATGGTAGAAAACGCATGGATCAGAGCTATGCCCCCTACTTCCAGAGTCGTACCAATTTATTTGACGATGAAAAATAATGGTGACCAACCAATCAAGTTACTGGCGATAAATAGTCCCAATGGCAGAATCGAGCTTCACCAAACCGTCATGAAAGATGGTGTAATGCGCATGACGCCAGTGCAGAAAATCATGGTTGATTCAAAGGGAAAAACGCTAATGGCGCCAGGTGGTTACCACGGTATGATGATGAACTTTACTCAAGGAGTTCCAACTAAAGGCGATTCTGTTCCATTAACACTTACCTTTAATAATGGGGAAAAATTGAAAGTAATGGCTGCGGTGAAAATGAATAATGATGAAGACATGCATCACCACCATCATCATTAA
- the nirK gene encoding copper-containing nitrite reductase, translating to MEKKTNDINTQRRNFLGGSVGVGLVGAGLAAGLVSTSASASHHKKSDRMARYTADQLERVTQELVPPPFVPKHDQVAKGKPKVVQVTLTVEEKQVELENGVKAWVSAFNGSVPGPLIVCHQHDYVELTLKNPKTNALAHNIDLHASTGALGGGELTLVSPGEEVTFRFKATKVGTFVYHCAPGGIMIPWHVAMGMAGAIMVLPRDGLKDGHGNPIRYDKAYYVGEQDFYVPTDKNGKYKEYSTVTGSMNDTLEVMKTLTPSHIVFNGAVGALTGKNAMTAKVGETVMFIHSQPNRDTRPHIIGGHGDYVWATGQFNDAPQTDLETWGIPGGCAGAAIYTFLQPGLYAYVNHNLIEAIMKGAAGHIKVDGEWDDDLMVQLKKPTKMA from the coding sequence ATGGAAAAGAAAACAAACGATATCAACACCCAACGTCGTAACTTCTTAGGCGGTTCGGTAGGTGTAGGTTTAGTAGGTGCAGGTTTAGCAGCAGGGTTAGTATCAACCTCAGCTTCTGCAAGTCATCATAAAAAAAGTGACCGTATGGCGAGGTATACGGCAGACCAACTAGAGCGTGTCACTCAAGAACTCGTTCCTCCACCATTCGTGCCTAAACATGACCAAGTGGCAAAAGGAAAGCCAAAAGTAGTCCAAGTCACTCTGACTGTTGAAGAAAAGCAAGTTGAGCTTGAAAATGGTGTTAAAGCTTGGGTTTCTGCATTCAATGGTAGTGTTCCTGGGCCACTCATTGTATGTCACCAACACGATTATGTTGAATTAACGCTTAAAAACCCTAAAACCAATGCATTAGCACATAACATCGATTTACATGCGTCAACGGGTGCATTAGGTGGTGGTGAACTCACTCTTGTTTCTCCAGGTGAAGAAGTCACATTCCGCTTTAAAGCAACTAAAGTAGGCACCTTCGTTTACCACTGTGCACCAGGCGGCATCATGATCCCGTGGCACGTTGCAATGGGTATGGCGGGTGCAATTATGGTTCTTCCACGTGATGGCTTAAAAGATGGTCATGGCAACCCAATCCGTTATGACAAAGCCTACTATGTTGGCGAGCAGGACTTCTATGTACCAACAGATAAAAACGGTAAGTACAAAGAATACTCAACCGTTACTGGCAGCATGAACGATACCTTAGAGGTAATGAAGACACTTACCCCATCACACATCGTATTTAACGGGGCTGTAGGCGCATTAACAGGTAAAAATGCCATGACTGCGAAGGTTGGTGAAACCGTCATGTTCATTCACTCTCAGCCAAACCGTGATACACGCCCACACATTATTGGTGGTCATGGCGATTACGTATGGGCAACAGGTCAGTTTAATGATGCACCTCAAACAGACCTTGAAACTTGGGGTATCCCAGGTGGCTGTGCTGGCGCAGCAATTTACACCTTCTTACAACCAGGTCTATACGCTTATGTGAACCATAACTTGATTGAAGCCATCATGAAAGGCGCTGCGGGTCACATTAAAGTAGACGGCGAGTGGGATGACGACCTAATGGTTCAACTTAAAAAACCAACCAAAATGGCATAA
- the suhB gene encoding inositol-1-monophosphatase, with amino-acid sequence MHPMLTIAVRAARAAGQTIMRAYAELDQVEVTAKGLNDFVTNVDKEAEAAITYQIRKSYPDHTIVGEEGGEDRGKDKDYMWIVDPLDGTNNFVRGIPHFAVSIALQIKGKTEIAVVFDPVRNELFSAVKGQGAKLNDYRLRVTDAKGLSGTILATAFPFKARQHTETYMNIITEVFNECNDIRRAGSAALDLAYVAAGRVDGYFEIGLKPWDIAAGDLICREAGGTVTDFTGGHNYLVSGNIVAGAPKVTTGLVKLMRPLLNEGLKR; translated from the coding sequence ATGCATCCAATGCTGACTATTGCCGTTCGCGCTGCTCGCGCTGCCGGTCAAACTATCATGCGCGCTTACGCCGAATTAGACCAAGTTGAAGTTACAGCTAAAGGTCTCAATGACTTTGTGACTAACGTAGACAAAGAAGCTGAAGCGGCTATTACATACCAAATCCGTAAGTCTTACCCTGACCATACTATCGTTGGTGAAGAAGGTGGTGAAGATCGCGGTAAAGATAAAGATTACATGTGGATTGTTGATCCTCTAGATGGAACGAATAACTTTGTCCGTGGTATCCCTCATTTTGCTGTATCTATTGCACTTCAAATTAAAGGCAAGACTGAAATTGCTGTAGTATTTGATCCTGTGCGTAACGAGCTATTCTCTGCTGTTAAAGGTCAAGGCGCTAAGCTGAACGATTACAGACTTCGCGTAACTGACGCAAAAGGTCTAAGTGGCACTATTTTAGCAACTGCATTCCCATTCAAAGCTCGTCAGCACACTGAAACTTATATGAACATTATCACTGAAGTATTCAATGAGTGTAATGACATCCGTCGTGCTGGTTCTGCAGCTCTTGATTTAGCTTATGTTGCAGCTGGTCGTGTTGATGGTTACTTCGAAATCGGTCTTAAGCCTTGGGATATCGCAGCAGGCGACCTAATTTGTCGCGAAGCTGGCGGTACTGTTACCGACTTTACTGGCGGTCACAACTACCTTGTGTCTGGTAACATTGTTGCAGGTGCACCTAAAGTAACGACTGGTCTAGTGAAATTAATGCGCCCTCTTCTAAATGAAGGTTTAAAGCGTTAA
- a CDS encoding Crp/Fnr family transcriptional regulator encodes MITEPYIHRVVHQHHLFSNLAESELSMLMSNAALINLKAHENLFFQGEPAKRFYLLLHGNLQLYRTNPQGQDKVIDVVREGHTFAEALMFNKQSMYPVSAQTVSECQLISFDCEKYLHMLKHNTEACMAVMANMSMRLRKNINEVEVLSLQNAQSRLLLFLMHHMKPTAENQGQVYLDIPKRVLASRLSIQPETFSRLIKKMTNNDLIEESGHDIIIKDVRKLYASVNVPFDPLVSADSNDKQSIPIINM; translated from the coding sequence ATGATCACCGAACCATACATTCATCGCGTCGTCCACCAGCACCACTTATTTTCGAATCTAGCGGAAAGCGAGCTTTCAATGCTGATGAGTAATGCCGCATTGATCAATTTAAAAGCTCACGAAAATTTGTTCTTTCAAGGTGAACCTGCTAAACGTTTTTATTTGTTATTGCATGGAAACTTGCAACTTTATCGCACTAACCCACAAGGACAAGATAAAGTCATTGATGTAGTGCGTGAAGGTCACACATTCGCTGAAGCATTAATGTTTAATAAGCAATCCATGTACCCTGTGTCGGCTCAAACCGTATCGGAATGTCAGCTCATCAGTTTTGATTGCGAAAAATACCTCCACATGCTCAAACATAATACCGAAGCCTGCATGGCTGTTATGGCAAATATGAGTATGCGCCTTCGCAAAAACATTAATGAAGTAGAAGTCCTTTCATTGCAAAACGCACAATCTCGATTACTGTTGTTTTTAATGCATCATATGAAGCCAACGGCTGAGAACCAAGGGCAAGTGTATCTCGATATCCCTAAGCGTGTTCTAGCTTCTAGGCTATCCATTCAACCAGAAACCTTTTCTCGTTTGATCAAAAAAATGACCAACAATGACCTCATTGAAGAATCTGGTCACGACATTATCATTAAAGATGTTCGTAAATTATACGCGAGTGTGAACGTACCTTTTGATCCTTTGGTTTCAGCTGATTCGAATGACAAACAAAGCATTCCCATCATCAATATGTAA
- the trmJ gene encoding tRNA (cytosine(32)/uridine(32)-2'-O)-methyltransferase TrmJ translates to MLDNIRIVLVGTSHPGNIGSVARAMKTMGLTKLYLAEPRVEPDGQSIALAAGAADILKDAVTVDSFDKAIEDCSLVVATSARSRTLDWPVLEPREAGEKLVEEGQSHDVAIVFGRENHGLTNEELQKCHYHVVIPANPDYSSLNLAQAVQIVCYETRMAMLNATREPQDIPEYPLQKDQERFFEHLENTLSNTGFIIKNHPGQIMTKLRRLFTRARIESQEMNILRGILTSIDKATKKD, encoded by the coding sequence ATGCTTGATAATATTCGTATCGTTCTTGTCGGAACATCTCATCCGGGAAATATTGGTTCAGTAGCCAGAGCAATGAAAACCATGGGGCTAACTAAGTTATATCTAGCCGAACCGAGAGTCGAGCCTGATGGGCAGTCTATAGCGTTAGCGGCTGGAGCTGCGGATATCTTAAAAGATGCCGTAACGGTTGATTCGTTCGATAAAGCGATTGAGGATTGCAGTTTAGTCGTCGCTACAAGTGCAAGAAGTCGAACGCTCGATTGGCCTGTACTAGAGCCAAGAGAAGCGGGTGAAAAGCTGGTGGAAGAAGGGCAAAGCCATGATGTTGCTATCGTATTTGGGCGTGAAAATCATGGCTTAACTAATGAAGAGCTACAGAAGTGCCACTATCATGTAGTGATCCCTGCTAATCCTGATTACAGCTCTTTAAATCTTGCTCAAGCTGTTCAAATCGTTTGTTATGAAACTCGTATGGCGATGTTAAATGCCACTCGTGAGCCACAAGATATCCCTGAATATCCTCTGCAAAAAGATCAAGAGCGATTTTTTGAACACCTTGAAAATACACTTTCAAATACTGGGTTTATTATCAAGAATCACCCTGGGCAGATCATGACAAAGCTTCGTCGTTTGTTCACCCGAGCTAGGATTGAATCTCAAGAAATGAATATTTTGAGAGGTATTTTGACCTCCATCGACAAAGCCACTAAGAAGGATTAG
- a CDS encoding SCO family protein, producing the protein MNKFIKLFKQSSLIAAIALITSILPAQAKMPILKGIGGDFTLNSSKGEQVSLSDFRGKVVLMFFGYTNCADICPTTMAHVAQMVKKLPPEQQAKVQVLFVSIDSEYDTPKHLNKYLSYFDPSFIGLVDDKEKIDHVAKLYSAEYSKLADERVTTEFKKLSLEDKNAPKKKGYLFSHTAKIFVIDGKGRMRGYFYTGTPLKEMRDDVAQLLATK; encoded by the coding sequence ATGAACAAATTCATTAAATTATTTAAGCAATCTTCACTTATTGCAGCGATTGCATTAATCACCTCAATTTTACCCGCTCAGGCGAAGATGCCAATCCTAAAAGGCATTGGTGGAGATTTCACTCTCAATAGCAGTAAAGGAGAACAAGTTAGCCTTTCAGATTTTCGAGGCAAAGTCGTTCTCATGTTTTTCGGCTATACCAACTGTGCCGATATTTGCCCTACTACCATGGCTCATGTTGCACAAATGGTAAAAAAACTCCCACCCGAGCAACAAGCTAAAGTGCAAGTTCTGTTTGTCAGTATCGACAGTGAATACGATACCCCTAAGCATCTTAATAAATATCTCAGCTATTTCGATCCAAGTTTTATCGGCTTAGTAGATGACAAAGAAAAAATTGATCATGTTGCCAAACTCTACAGTGCAGAATACTCAAAGCTAGCGGATGAAAGAGTAACCACTGAGTTTAAAAAACTCAGCTTGGAAGACAAAAATGCACCGAAGAAAAAAGGCTATTTATTTTCACACACCGCCAAGATTTTCGTGATAGACGGTAAAGGTCGTATGCGTGGTTATTTCTATACAGGCACTCCACTCAAAGAAATGCGTGATGATGTCGCACAATTACTTGCTACTAAATAA